The region GGCGCCACCCACAGGCGCAGATCGCTGCCGGTGAAGGCGCTGCGGGCGATCGAACCCTGGCTGCTGCCGATGCGTCGCGACTTGCCGTCCTTGCCGGCCGCTTCCAGCACCGGTGTCGCCTGCGCCGGTTGCGCGCTGGCGTAGGCGTCCATCGCCAGCACGGTCAGCGCCGAGGACAGCGTGTTGTAGCTGTTGTTGCGCAGCGGATCGAGCAAGCGCTCCAGCGCCACCGGCTTGAGCTGGTCCTTGGCCAAGGCGGCGAAGTGGCGGTTGAGCAGGTACACCGTCCAGGCTTGGTCGATGCCGCCGTCGTAGTAGTACGAATACGCGGTCGGCTTGGCGCCGGCGGTGCGGTTGGCGCGGGTGAACGCCTTGACCGCGAGCGGACGCGCCGCCTTGTCCTGTTGCAGCAATTGGTAACTCGCCGCGATCAACAGGCCGGCGCTGTCGTTCTCCCAGGTCTTGGGTTGGTCGCGCTTGATCTGCTCGTGCACCGAGCTGAGCAGGTTGCTGGCGGTGCGGCCTTGGCGCACCAGCAGATACACCGCGAAGGCGCGGCTGCGCAGCGCCGCCAGGTCGTTGCCGGAGCGGTCGGCGGCCAAGGACTCCAGATAGCCGTTGAGCGACTTGAGCAGATCGTCCGGGATCGGCTGGCCGCGTTCGCGCGCTTCGATCAGGTACAAGGCGGCATAGGCGGTGACGAAGGCGTCGGCCTGCGGCGTCGCCGTCCACAAGCCCAGGCCGCCTTCGCTGTTCTGGCGCGAACGCAGCACGTCGACGATGTTCTGCTTCGGCTGGCCCGCGCCCGGGCCGACCACCTTGCCGAGCTCGGGATGCGATTGCAGCACCAGCGCCGGGAATGCGCCGCTCAGCAATTGCTCGGTGCACTGATGCGGGTAGTCGCCCAGATACGCGCTGAGGCCGTCGAGCGCGACCAGGGGCGAAACCGAGGCCGACAACTGCCGGGTCGCGCGCTGGTCGTACATCTTGCGCAAGGGTTGGATGACGGTGCGCTGGGTGGCGCGCCCGGCGATCAGATCCTGGCGCGCGACCAAGGCCGGGCGCAAGGACAGCTCGATGCGCCGCTGCGCCTTGAACGCGCCCGAGCTCGCCTGGATCGCGACCGGCACCGCGCCGAGCGCCTGACCGGCACGCACACGGAAGCGCAGCGTGGTTTCGCCGCGCGGGGCGATCGATACCGGCGCCGGCGCCGCGCCGACCAGGGTCAGCGACGGCGGCAGCTGCAACGCGACCGCGACCTTGGCCGCCGATTTGGCGCCTTCGATGGTGTTGGCCACGCCGACCGGCAGGTCGAATTCGTCGCCCGGGGCAACATGCGTCGGCACCGTCGGCGTCAACACGAAGTCGCCGCGCACCAACGCCTCGGTCTGGAACACGCCGACCCGTTCCGGGGTCACCGCGACCGCGACCACCCGCACCTGGCCGTTGAAATGATCGGGCAGGGTGAACTTGAACTGGTGCTGGCCGTCGACATCGACGATGCCCGACCACCACACCGCCGGTTTCTCGGATTTGCGCTTGAACGGATTGAGGTGCTTGGCCATGCCGCCTTCGCCGTCGCCGCCCGGCGCGGCCTGGCCGGCGATGCGGCTGAACTCGGGCAGCAACAGGTCGAGGATCTGTGCGGTGTCGACCTGCAGCATCTTCTTGCGGAAGAAATGATCGAGCGGGTCGCCGACGCGATAGCGCGCGACCTGCAGGATGCCTTCGTCGACCGCGAACAGCACCACCCGTGCCTTGCCCTGGGTGACCACATCGGCGGTCATCGGCGTGCCCGGCTTGGTCACCCGCGGCAGGCTGACCTTGATCGGCTGGGTGCGCGCACTGCGGTCGACCGCGAACGGCGCCACGCCGTAGGACAGCGGACTCATGTAAATCTCGTCCGAGTTCGGGTCGCGCAGGAACTGCACGTTGACGTAGCCGTTGCCCTCGAAATCGGCGGGCACGACGATCTTCTGCACGCTGGCGTTGCTGTCGGCGCGGAACCAGACGTGGGCGTAGACGCGATCGCGCTCCAGGGTGATCAGGCCGCTGCCGGCATACGGCGCGCGCACGCTGATCTCGATGGTCTCGCCGGGCTTGTAGCTGGGCTTGGACAGATTCAGGCTCAGCTCGGCGTTGCGTTCGAGCGAACGCGACAGGTTGGCGGCACCGGCGATCTGGTAGCCGATCTGGTTGAGCACCTTGCCGTCGGCGGCGCGCACTTCGAGCACGAAATCGCCGGGCTGGTCGGTGCTCAGCGACACGTTCTCGCGGCCGCCGGCCAGGGCCAAGGCCTGGTCGCGGCGGTCGAAGCGGCGTTCGTGCGAGACGTAGCGGTACAGGCCCGAATCCTGCTTGGTCAGCACCGACACATAGCGCTTCTCGACCACCACTGCGCGCAGGCCGGCGACCGTCTTCGGCTTGCCGTCCTGGCCGATCGCCAGCAACTGCAGGGCACGCTTGGCGCCGCGCTGGATGTAGTTCAGATCGTCCTGCGACTTGATGCCGACCAGGTGATCGTTGCTCGACACCAGGGCGCTGGTCTGGGCGGCGACGTTGCGGCCGCTGCCGGGTTCGAAGGCCCGGGCGAGGAAACTCAGCTGATAGGTCGCGCGCTCGTACTTGGTCAGGTCGAGCTTGAACTCGGCCCGGCCTTCGGCGTTGGTGGTCTGGTCGCTGAGCGATTCGTCGTAGCCTTCCTTGGCGCGCTGCGGGTCGAAGAACTGGTAGCCCGGATAGGCCGGGAAGCTCGGGAAGGCCGGGCGCAGCACCATCGTGCCTTCGACGCGGCGCTGCTGCGCGGGCGTGCCGAACAGATTCTCGGCATCGACCAGGGCGGCGAGCTGTTCGGGCTTGATCCAGCCGTTGGGGTTCTCCGCCGACAGCTTCGCCTTGACCCGCATGGTGTCGGGCGCGAACTCGCGCACCTGCACCGAGGTCGAGCCGATGGTGGTGCGCTTGTCGTCGCGGCCGAGCAGGAACAACTGTACCTGCCAGGTGCCGCTGGGCGCGCTGTCGCTCGGGGTGAAGCTGGCGCTCTCGAAACCGCTGGCGCTGAGCTTGAGCCGCTCGCGCTTGGCGACGGTGCCGCGCGGATCGGTGAACTCCCATTCCAGCGGCAGGCCGGTCAGGGCGCGCTTCCAGTCGGCGGCGCGCACGATCATGCCGATGTTGACGGTGTCGCCGGGCCGGTACAGGCCGCGGTCGGAGAACAGGAAAGCGTTGAGCGCGCCGGCCTCCAGGTCGTTGGGCTCGCCGCCGATGTCGAAGCGCGAATAGTCCAGGGTGCGGTCGTGGTCGCCGATCGGCAGGAACGAATAATCCTCGCCCTGGCTCACGGTCAGCATGGTCGGTTGCTTCTCGCGCTTGAAGCCTTTCAACGAGGGCAGTTGCGCGCGGCCGCTGGCGTCGGTCTCGGCCTCGACCAGGGTTTCGCCGTTGCGGGCGACCGCGCGCACGCGAGCGCCGGCA is a window of Lysobacter antibioticus DNA encoding:
- a CDS encoding MG2 domain-containing protein, producing MQNTDSPSQPAPTAEAGDAGRATPWARASRSLFGQIDWVPPAWLAAVFARVRQRPRLYLRSVLGLILVGTLGYWLATRPKPVVPGALDVEVHTPALTDYARAPAEVDSLRLTFSDTAAPIKQVGLAPAGVTMSPELKGAWRWEDDKTLVFKPSADWPVKTRYTVELDPKLSLAPKVLLQEYEFEFETAPFTAQIASSEFYQDPQDPALKKGVYELKFSHPVDAAQLERRIALKLADGAGTALAAPKYTVNYDEKGRLKAWIHSQPLTLPENGGSLKLELAAGIVSTLGGSGSAEALGATVALPSLYSVNVTDAAAALVDNERFEPEQVLVLSFNNAMRDSEVAGAVRAWLLPVKDPRRPAAQQSGAYTWSRDDVDEAVLKHATPLPLSAVPTEREYVETHSFKFQAPPGRRIYLRVDKGLKAFGGFMLGAPHTTVVTVPDYPKLLRFVGEGALLSLRGERRISLVSRNVAGARLEIARVLPEQIQHLVFNNEGSYAKPSFYNLSADSLVEREEKRLTLPAENPAKAHYEGVDLGQYLKPGRRGVFLLSLRTLEEDDKKRSAEDTLADEAGSEEDSRLVVLTDLGMAVKQALDGRRDVFVQSLSNGTPVAGARVRAVARNGETLVEAETDASGRAQLPSLKGFKREKQPTMLTVSQGEDYSFLPIGDHDRTLDYSRFDIGGEPNDLEAGALNAFLFSDRGLYRPGDTVNIGMIVRAADWKRALTGLPLEWEFTDPRGTVAKRERLKLSASGFESASFTPSDSAPSGTWQVQLFLLGRDDKRTTIGSTSVQVREFAPDTMRVKAKLSAENPNGWIKPEQLAALVDAENLFGTPAQQRRVEGTMVLRPAFPSFPAYPGYQFFDPQRAKEGYDESLSDQTTNAEGRAEFKLDLTKYERATYQLSFLARAFEPGSGRNVAAQTSALVSSNDHLVGIKSQDDLNYIQRGAKRALQLLAIGQDGKPKTVAGLRAVVVEKRYVSVLTKQDSGLYRYVSHERRFDRRDQALALAGGRENVSLSTDQPGDFVLEVRAADGKVLNQIGYQIAGAANLSRSLERNAELSLNLSKPSYKPGETIEISVRAPYAGSGLITLERDRVYAHVWFRADSNASVQKIVVPADFEGNGYVNVQFLRDPNSDEIYMSPLSYGVAPFAVDRSARTQPIKVSLPRVTKPGTPMTADVVTQGKARVVLFAVDEGILQVARYRVGDPLDHFFRKKMLQVDTAQILDLLLPEFSRIAGQAAPGGDGEGGMAKHLNPFKRKSEKPAVWWSGIVDVDGQHQFKFTLPDHFNGQVRVVAVAVTPERVGVFQTEALVRGDFVLTPTVPTHVAPGDEFDLPVGVANTIEGAKSAAKVAVALQLPPSLTLVGAAPAPVSIAPRGETTLRFRVRAGQALGAVPVAIQASSGAFKAQRRIELSLRPALVARQDLIAGRATQRTVIQPLRKMYDQRATRQLSASVSPLVALDGLSAYLGDYPHQCTEQLLSGAFPALVLQSHPELGKVVGPGAGQPKQNIVDVLRSRQNSEGGLGLWTATPQADAFVTAYAALYLIEARERGQPIPDDLLKSLNGYLESLAADRSGNDLAALRSRAFAVYLLVRQGRTASNLLSSVHEQIKRDQPKTWENDSAGLLIAASYQLLQQDKAARPLAVKAFTRANRTAGAKPTAYSYYYDGGIDQAWTVYLLNRHFAALAKDQLKPVALERLLDPLRNNSYNTLSSALTVLAMDAYASAQPAQATPVLEAAGKDGKSRRIGSSQGSIARSAFTGSDLRLWVAPAGPVPAWYLVNQSGYDRAAPKAVQDRGLEVVRDYLDAAGKPVTALKQGQEITVRLRVRALGAPARGNIAIVDLLPGGFEPVMQYAAASAVVEAASNDDESEDCEEECEESGEEDGQPSRDGDEQNAAPQQTLALPGSSFVPDHVEQREDRIVLYGDVGSEVVEFRYSVRANNTGKFIVPPVYAESMYERSVYAQGGPAGQLQVDAPKP